Proteins encoded in a region of the Triplophysa rosa linkage group LG14, Trosa_1v2, whole genome shotgun sequence genome:
- the LOC130564491 gene encoding uncharacterized protein LOC130564491, with product MQIISSCTILLMMILNIVCAEKKSCNFTFTPAKITAVPGLCVLVSCTFACPDTTTSTETIMWKIILKNKTTEKDIETERFKMLEPDPNKNNCSFILEDIEADDAGEYTFRVRDAERNQIKTNTKVKIIIQDEPVIEVPPLREHEQANLSCSAPSPCPETPPHITWWITKREGKITEVKNDTTFTTSEVFYNSTLTFTPTSDLHNATVGCDVSYGNKINISTRRIIEVMHVKTLRILGNDTVKEGETLNLSCTPDSHPASSVPLWIFIGTTDKLQNISGENLSYTNVSKKHGGKYVCAVAYMNVLLTTSININIINRKDRNVTSNITAFLDFMEHTTTHVFLMGMGMGMATSAIIFSVLLCCWVSCKRAKKPKVQTAPADSAVNLKMLQTNIDLTVTTVAVLDYCNWGGQAGATYAFGGHTNMCHDVAGAPCNPKGRVRYCQWPVGVLKAVLGFASFESGTCQYPFIRSKVEMYRARPKRSSSSSTRSVGLPTSLWDSVGALPDDNPWFCPDFMLCHASLARLRGEHILELTDQAAVHVPFVAYMVDATVAVRILSKAQISLCLDDDSLLRMARQRGLDPSRLKALRSSALSIEVSKTPLGFYLPADSGEKVSLGVTVMLALTVFQLLVAEIMPPSENVPLIGKYYIATMTMINASTALTIFIMNIHHCGPEAKPVPNWAKKFILQYLARICFIYEVGENCMTAQPETSDHQPPKPPDSSHMNGCAGKDDVLFQFDRRQDTTPPRFPEDQSQMMSPCSLGKQPTCRYGAWREGAFVSMDYGGGAGEIGKVTGGGGDGDRDDGSKRPCMCEQQVLMRNIEYVANCYRDQRATAKRTGEWKKVAKGLDRFFMWLFFIMRNYKLSTSALLRAVPWRKGSVEHTFTMQIISSCTIVLMMILNIVCAEKKSCNFTFTPAKITAVPGLCVLVSCTFACPDTTTSTETIMWKIILKNKTTEKDIETERFKMLEPDPNKNNCSFILEDIKADDAGEYTFRVRDAERNQIKTNTKVKIIIQDEPVIEVPPLREHEQAKLSCSAPSPCPETPPHITWWITKREGKSEVFYNSTLTFTPTSDLHNATVGCDVSYGNKINISTRRIIEVMHVKTLRILGNDTVKEGETLNLSCTPDSHPASSVPLWIFIGTTDKLQNISGENLSYTNVSKKHGGKYVCAVAYMNVLLTTSININIINNSNETKNPDNPENQNMTGTDTKDTNVTSNIIIAFLDFMAHTTTHVFLMGMATSAIIFSVLLCCWVSCKRAKKPKVQTAPADSAVNLKMVQTNIDLTVTNEQTPLHNQSDAGMSNTPVESTGGEEESEAGGAEDGEAGKAAAGDVDYAAIDYSLLKKKSPEEGESKSMDTEYAEIKRDGKGRNALQNEHDHTEDQKQNEEEELYSNPDALKGQA from the exons ATGCAGATCATCTCAAGTTGTACAATCCTCTTGATGAtgatattaaatattgtatgtGCAG AGAAAAAGAGCTGCAACTTCACCTTCACTCCAGCAAAAATTACTGCAGTGCCAGGATTGTGTGTTCTTGTTTCATGCACCTTCGCTTGTCCAGATACAACAACATCTACAGAAACAATAATGtggaaaataatattaaaaaacaaaaccactgaaaaagATATTGAAACAGAACGGTTTAAGATGCTTGAACCTGATCCGAACAAAAACAACTGCAGCTTTATTTTGGAAGATATAGAAGCAGATGATGCGGGAGAATATACATTCAGAGTGAGAGATGCTGagagaaatcaaatcaaaaccaaCACCAAAGTTAAAATCATCATTCAAG ATGAACCTGTAATAGAGGTTCCTCCTCTCAGAGAACATGAACAGGCCAATCTGAGCTGCTCAGCACCGTCTCCATGCCCTGAAACTCCTCCACACATCACATGGTGGATCACGAAAAGAGAAGGAAAGATCACTGAAGTTAAGAATGACACCACATTTACCACCTCTGAAGTCTTCTACAACTCAACTTTGACCTTCACACCAACCTCTGACCTACACAATGCTACTGTTGGATGTGATGTGAGCTAtggaaacaaaataaacatcagtacCAGAAGGATTATTGAAGTCATGC ATGTAAAGACTCTCAGAATTCTGGGCAATGACACAGTGAAGGAGGGAGAAACTCTCAACCTCAGCTGCACTCCTGACAGTCACCCGGCCTCCTCTGTTCCTTTATGGATTTTTATTGGAACCACGGATAAATTACAAAACATTTCAGGAGAAAATCTCAGCTATACCAATGTAAGCAAGAAGCATGGAGGAAAATATGTCTGTGCGGTGGCATACATGAATGTGCTTTTGACCACATCTATCAACATCAATATCATCA ATCGGAAGGATCGGAATGTCACCAGCAATATTACAG CTTTTCTAGACTTTATggaacacacaacaacacacgtGTTTTTGATGGGAATGGGAATGGGAATGGCAACCTCAGCAATCATCTTCTCTGTGCTTTTGTGTTGTTGGGTGTCTTGCAAAAG AGCCAAAAAACCAAAAGTGCAGACGGCACCCGCAGACTCTGCAGTTAATTTAAAG ATGCTGCAGACGAACATCGATCTGACTGTAACCACAGTGGCggttctagactactgtaactgggggggccaggcaggggccacttatgcttttggggggcacactaacatgtgtcatgat GTGGCTGGAGCGCCATGTAACCCAAAGGGGAGAGTACGGTACTGCCAGTGGCCCGTGGGTGTACTGAAGGCGGTTTTGGGGTTTGCCTCCTTCGAGAGTGGTACCTGCCAGTACCCTTTCATTAGATCTAAGGTGGAAATGTACCGGGCTCGGCCCAAACGGTCCAGCAGCTCATCCACCCGCAGCGTTGG CCTGCCGACGAGCCTCTGGGATTCGGTAGGGGCGTTGCCGGACGATAACCCCTGGTTTTGTCCGGATTTCATGCTGTGTCACGCAAGTCTGGCCCGGCTCCGAGGAGAACACATCCTGGAACTGACTGACCAG GCTGCCGTACACG TGCCCTTTGTGGCCTACATGGTGGACGCTACCGTGGCCGTAAGGATTTTGTCGAAGGCTCAGATCTCGCTTTGCCTGGATGATGATTCTCTGCTGCGAATGGCAAGGCAGCGGGGTCTTGACCCATCCAGGCTGAAGGCTCTGAGGTCATCTGCTCTTTCTATTGAGGTCAGCAAGA CCCCGCTGGGCTTTTATCTACCCGCAGACTCTGGGGAGAAAGTGTCGCTGGGCGTCACCGTGATGTTGGCCCTCACTGTGTTTCAGCTGTTGGTGGCTGAGATCATGCCGCCTTCAGAGAACGTTCCTTTGATTG GAAAGTATTACATCGCCACCATGACTATGATAAATGCATCCACGGCCCTGACCATCTTCATTATGAACATACATCATTGTGGGCCGGAGGCCAAACCCGTTCCCAACTGGGCCAAAAAGTTCATCCTGCAGTATCTGGCCAGGATTTGCTTCATCTACGAAGTTGGCGAGAACTGCATGACTGCACAACCAGAGACTTCAGATCATCAACCTCCAAAGCCTCCCGACTCCAGTCACATGAACGGCTGTGCCGGAAAAGATGATGTTCTTTTTCAGTTTGACCGAAGACAAGATACCACACCTCCAAGGTTTCCGGAAGACCAATCTCAGATGATGAGCCCATGCTCGCTGGGAAAACAGCCCACCTGTCGATACGGGGCATGGAGAGAGGGAGCGTTTGTGAGTATGGATTACGGTGGCGGAGCAGGAGAAATAGGAAAGGTAACAGGAGGTGGAGGCGATGGAGATCGTGATGATGGGTCCAAACGTCCATGCATGTGCGAACAACAGGTTCTCATGAGGAATATTGAGTATGTGGCAAACTGTTATCGCGATCAGAGAGCTACAGCGAAACGAACAGGAGAATGGAAGAAAGTGGCGAAGGGTTTGGACCGGTTCTTCATGTGGCTGTTCTTCATTATG AGGAACTATAAACTCTCTACATCTGCACTTCTCAGAGCAGTTCCCTGGAGAAAAGG ATCTGTGGAACACACATTTACAATGCAGATCATCTCAAGTTGTACAATCGTCTTGATGAtgatattaaatattgtatgtGCAG AGAAAAAGAGCTGCAACTTCACCTTCACTCCAGCAAAAATTACTGCAGTGCCAGGATTGTGTGTTCTTGTTTCATGCACCTTCGCTTGTCCAGATACAACAACATCTACAGAAACAATAATGtggaaaataatattaaaaaacaaaaccactgaaaaagATATTGAAACAGAACGGTTTAAGATGCTTGAACCTGATCCGAACAAAAACAACTGCAGCTTTATTTTGGAAGATATAAAAGCAGATGATGCGGGAGAATATACATTCAGAGTGAGAGATGCTGagagaaatcaaatcaaaaccaaCACCAAAGTTAAAATCATCATTCAAG ATGAACCTGTAATAGAGGTTCCTCCTCTCAGAGAACATGAACAGGCCAAACTGAGCTGCTCAGCACCGTCTCCATGCCCTGAAACACCTCCACACATCACATGGTGGATCACGAAAAGAGAAGGAAAGTCTGAAGTCTTCTACAACTCAACTTTGACCTTCACACCAACCTCTGACCTACACAATGCTACTGTTGGATGTGATGTGAGCTAtggaaacaaaataaacatcagtacCAGAAGGATTATTGAAGTCATGC ATGTAAAGACTCTCAGAATTCTGGGCAATGACACAGTGAAGGAGGGAGAAACTCTCAACCTCAGCTGCACTCCTGACAGTCACCCGGCCTCCTCTGTTCCTTTATGGATTTTTATTGGAACCACGGATAAATTACAAAACATTTCAGGAGAAAATCTCAGCTATACCAATGTAAGCAAGAAGCATGGAGGAAAATATGTCTGTGCGGTGGCATACATGAATGTGCTTTTGACCACATCTATCAACATCAATATCATCA ataattcaaatgaaacgaaaaatcctgacaatcctgaaaatcaAAACATGACCGGGACAGATACAAAGGATACGAATGTCACCAGCAATATTATTATAG CTTTTCTAGACTTTATggcacacacaacaacacacgtGTTTTTGATGGGAATGGCAACCTCAGCAATCATCTTCTCTGTGCTTTTGTGTTGTTGGGTGTCTTGCAAAAG AGCCAAAAAACCAAAAGTGCAGACGGCACCCGCAGACTCTGCAGTTAATTTAAAG ATGGTGCAGACGAACATCGATCTGACTGTAACCAATGAACAGACGCCTCTTCATAACCAATCTGATGCAGGGATGTCAAACACACCGGTGGAGTCGACAGGTGGAGAAGAAGAGAGTGAAGCAGGTGGTGCAGAAGACGGGGAAGCAGGCAAGGCAGCAGCAGGAGACGTCGATTATGCCGCAATCGATTACTCGCTTCTAAAGAAGAAATCACCTGAGGAGGGAGAGAGCAAGTCAATGGACACAGAATACGCAGAGATCAAGAGGGATGGGAAGGGACGGAACGCCCTTCAGAATGAACATGACCACACTGAAGACCAGAAGCAGAATGAGGAAGAGGAGCTTTATTCTAATCCAGATGCACTGAAAGGTCAAGCATGA
- the irgq2 gene encoding immunity-related GTPase family, q2, producing the protein MADVLRSLNLIETLKESIEKNNISDIKDAVEDMLISRINIAVAGDRSAEKAAFINSLRGLGQEDEEAARVPSSAAPEELAVFPNPKHPDFRLWDVPSIPNDSHFEAEDYIERYKVLRYNAIILTFTESPCVNSVVLWRELRYVQKETVYFVSLASITDTEKTQETKKKASLEVLKAEGVPLPKVFLVNPSALEKLDFLTFLEVMRGDLPEIRAHALILALPAFSISLVNQKKDAFKALVWAAASLSSGVSAIPVPFVASMVDATVAVRILSKAQISLCLDDDSLLRMARQRGLDPSRLKALRSCALSIEVSKSEVKRRLAEAEKETSTAKARLVELAMPRQARSVSRSFTVMLQALNAAIDDMGADAEKVIAMVTERQ; encoded by the coding sequence ATGGCTGATGTGCTGAGGAGTCTTAACCTTATAGAAACCCTTAAGGAATCCATAGAGAAGAACAATATTTCAGATATAAAAGATGCCGTGGAGGACATGCTGATCAGCAGAATTAACATCGCAGTCGCAGGTGACAGAAGTGCTGAAAAAGCTGCTTTTATCAACTCTCTTCGAGGACTCGGCCAAGAAGATGAAGAAGCGGCTCGTGTTCCATCTTCTGCTGCCCCGGAGGAACTCGCTGTGTTTCCCAATCCCAAGCATCCTGATTTTCGGCTCTGGGATGTGCCATCAATCCCCAACGATTCTCATTTTGAAGCAGAGGATTATATAGAGCGTTACAAAGTTTTGCGCTACAATGCCATCATTTTGACATTCACAGAGAGTCCATGTGTGAACAGTGTGGTGCTGTGGAGGGAACTGCGGTATGTACAAAAGGAGACGGTTTACTTTGTCTCATTAGCCTCCATAACCGATACGGAGAAAACACAGGAAACGAAGAAGAAAGCGAGTCTAGAAGTGCTTAAGGCTGAAGGGGTTCCACTACCAAAGGTGTTCCTTGTTAACCCATCTGCTTTGGAGAAACTGGACTTTCTAACGTTTTTAGAGGTGATGCGGGGCGACCTTCCGGAAATCAGGGCACATGCTCTTATTTTGGCGCTGCCCGCTTTCTCCATCTCTTTGGTCAACCAGAAAAAAGATGCGTTTAAGGCACTGGTGTGGGCAGCGGCATCTTTATCCAGTGGGGTTTCTGCCATTCCAGTGCCCTTTGTGGCCTCCATGGTGGACGCTACCGTGGCCGTAAGGATTTTGTCGAAGGCTCAGATCTCACTTTGCCTGGACGATGATTCTCTGCTGCGAATGGCAAGGCAGCGGGGTCTTGACCCATCCAGGCTGAAGGCTCTGAGGTCATGTGCTCTTTCTATTGAGGTCAGCAAGAGTGAGGTTAAAAGACGTCTCGCGGAGGCCGAAAAGGAAACCAGTACCGCTAAAGCAAGACTCGTGGAGCTGGCCATGCCAAGACAAGCTAGGTCCGTTAGTCGATCTTTTACCGTTATGCTACAGGCGCTCAACGCTGCTATTGATGACATGGGGGCTGATGCTGAGAAAGTGATTGCTATGGTAACAGAAAGACAGTAG